One Gadus morhua chromosome 23, gadMor3.0, whole genome shotgun sequence DNA segment encodes these proteins:
- the cops9 gene encoding COP9 signalosome complex subunit 9, producing the protein MKPAVDEMFPEGAGPYVDLEEAGGSSGLLMDLAANEKAVHLDFFNDFEDLFDDDDLQ; encoded by the exons ATGAAACCAGCGGTGGACGAGATGTTCCCTGAGGGCGCGGGGCCCTACGTCGACCTCGAAGAG GCAGGGGGCAGCAGCGGTCTGCTCATGGACCTCGCTGCCAATGAGAAGGCAGTGCACCTCGACTTCTTCAACG ACTTCGAAGACCTGTTCGATGATGACGACCTACAGTGA